One Lutzomyia longipalpis isolate SR_M1_2022 chromosome 4, ASM2433408v1 DNA segment encodes these proteins:
- the LOC129796556 gene encoding solute carrier family 2, facilitated glucose transporter member 8-like isoform X2, with protein sequence MKSLICRGRLIQYFVAFYANFGILSYSLAVGWISNNVSILTSEETPLISGPLSIRQISLLGSIIYLTAIPGSLLFGWLADRIGRKWSLYIGMLIYFVSFLLIPLSSSYTTLVIARALTGIACGCTFVVSPVFVSEIAEKEIRGYLGFIFNIIITTGISISWIICKNVTFNAAPFVFMALISTIFVVFLFVHESPQFLLLRGKEEEARDSLKFFRGVKKHQELPVQVQEEFEELKNSPTLRIQEEKISLEDLKIPAIRKAMMICCVVYAGKYTSGIQVIVVYLGSLFVQMNTRMDSITAALISVCFALPGSFLAFTVVESWGRKAVLVCSSILTAVSFVPVILILRFNHLWKLPDYLSILSVGLILLISSFGLIALPMQISAEILPPKLRSKVCAFMMIMVWIGMFIMANYFLPWSESLGMDVLICFFFLWCLFEGVFVWKLMPETKGKTYDEIAQAF encoded by the exons atgaaaagtttaatttgtaGAGGAAGATTAATTCAGTACTTTGTTGCGTTTTATG caaattttGGAATTCTAAGCTATAGTCTAGCTGTGGGATGGATCTCTAATAATGTATCTATACTCACTTCTGAGGAAACCCCTCTAATATCTGGACCGCTTTCCATCAGACAAATTTCCCTTCTTGGATCAATTATCTACTTGACTGCCATTCCTGGATCTCTTTTATTCGGGTGGCTTGCGGATCGTATTGGAAGGAAGTGGAGTTTATATATTGGAATGCTTATATATTTTGTGTCATTTCTCTTAATTCCTCTATCAAGCAGCTATACCACATTGGTTATTGCTAGGGCTCTAACTGGCATTGCATGTGGATGTACTTTCGTTGTGTCTCCGGTTTTCGTTTCTGAAATAGCTGAGAAAGA GATTCGTGGTTATTTGGGATTTATCTTCAACATCATTATTACTACTGGAATTTCTATTTCGTggattatttgcaaaaatgttaCATTCAATGCAGCTCCTTTTGTTTTTATGGCCCTTATAAGTACCATTTTTGTGGTCTTTCTTTTTGTCCATGAATctcctcaatttcttttacttcgTGGAAAGGAGGAAGAAGCTAGAGActcattaaagttttttcgaGGTGTCAAAAAACATCAAGAATTACCTGTGCAGGTTCAGGAAGAATTTGAGGAGCTGAAAAATTCACCAACACTCAggattcaagaagaaaaaatttctttggaagattTGA AAATTCCAGCTATCCGGAAGGCAATGATGATTTGCTGTGTAGTATACGCTGGAAAGTATACGAGTGGCATTCAAGTTATTGTGGTGTATTTGGGATCACTCTTCGTACAAATGAACACTAGAATGGATTCAATCACTGCAGCATTAATTTCCGTTTGTTTTGCGCTTCCAGGATCTTTCTTGGCTTTTACCGTGGTTGAGTCCTGGGGTAGAAAGGCCGTTTTAGTGTGTTCATCCATATTAACAGCTGTTTCCTTTGTACCAGTAATTTTAATACTCAGATTCAATCATTTGTGGAAACTTCCAGATTACCTCAGTATTCTTTCTGTTGGATTGATCTTATTAATATCAAGTTTCGGCCTAATTGCTCTTCCTATGCAAATCTCAGCAGAGATACTACCACCAAAATTGAGAAGCAAAGTTTGTGCATTTATGATGATAATGGTCTGGATTGGGATGTTTATTATGGCAAATTACTTCCTACCATGGTCAGAGAGTTTGGGAATGGATGTTTTGATTTGTTTCTTCTTTCTATGGTGTCTGTTTGAGGGAGTTTTTGTATGGAAACTTATGCCagaaacaaaaggaaaaacttacGATGAAATTGCACAAgcattttga
- the LOC129796556 gene encoding solute carrier family 2, facilitated glucose transporter member 8-like isoform X1, which yields MKSLICRGRLIQYFVAFYANFGILSYSLAVGWISNNVSILTSEETPLISGPLSIRQISLLGSIIYLTAIPGSLLFGWLADRIGRKWSLYIGMLIYFVSFLLIPLSSSYTTLVIARALTGIACGCTFVVSPVFVSEIAEKEYAIVTLTLIQFLDRKIVFFFLPMYRIRGYLGFIFNIIITTGISISWIICKNVTFNAAPFVFMALISTIFVVFLFVHESPQFLLLRGKEEEARDSLKFFRGVKKHQELPVQVQEEFEELKNSPTLRIQEEKISLEDLKIPAIRKAMMICCVVYAGKYTSGIQVIVVYLGSLFVQMNTRMDSITAALISVCFALPGSFLAFTVVESWGRKAVLVCSSILTAVSFVPVILILRFNHLWKLPDYLSILSVGLILLISSFGLIALPMQISAEILPPKLRSKVCAFMMIMVWIGMFIMANYFLPWSESLGMDVLICFFFLWCLFEGVFVWKLMPETKGKTYDEIAQAF from the exons atgaaaagtttaatttgtaGAGGAAGATTAATTCAGTACTTTGTTGCGTTTTATG caaattttGGAATTCTAAGCTATAGTCTAGCTGTGGGATGGATCTCTAATAATGTATCTATACTCACTTCTGAGGAAACCCCTCTAATATCTGGACCGCTTTCCATCAGACAAATTTCCCTTCTTGGATCAATTATCTACTTGACTGCCATTCCTGGATCTCTTTTATTCGGGTGGCTTGCGGATCGTATTGGAAGGAAGTGGAGTTTATATATTGGAATGCTTATATATTTTGTGTCATTTCTCTTAATTCCTCTATCAAGCAGCTATACCACATTGGTTATTGCTAGGGCTCTAACTGGCATTGCATGTGGATGTACTTTCGTTGTGTCTCCGGTTTTCGTTTCTGAAATAGCTGAGAAAGAGTATGCAATAGTGACATTAACGCTCATTCAATTTTTGGAtagaaaaatagttttttttttccttcccatGTACAGGATTCGTGGTTATTTGGGATTTATCTTCAACATCATTATTACTACTGGAATTTCTATTTCGTggattatttgcaaaaatgttaCATTCAATGCAGCTCCTTTTGTTTTTATGGCCCTTATAAGTACCATTTTTGTGGTCTTTCTTTTTGTCCATGAATctcctcaatttcttttacttcgTGGAAAGGAGGAAGAAGCTAGAGActcattaaagttttttcgaGGTGTCAAAAAACATCAAGAATTACCTGTGCAGGTTCAGGAAGAATTTGAGGAGCTGAAAAATTCACCAACACTCAggattcaagaagaaaaaatttctttggaagattTGA AAATTCCAGCTATCCGGAAGGCAATGATGATTTGCTGTGTAGTATACGCTGGAAAGTATACGAGTGGCATTCAAGTTATTGTGGTGTATTTGGGATCACTCTTCGTACAAATGAACACTAGAATGGATTCAATCACTGCAGCATTAATTTCCGTTTGTTTTGCGCTTCCAGGATCTTTCTTGGCTTTTACCGTGGTTGAGTCCTGGGGTAGAAAGGCCGTTTTAGTGTGTTCATCCATATTAACAGCTGTTTCCTTTGTACCAGTAATTTTAATACTCAGATTCAATCATTTGTGGAAACTTCCAGATTACCTCAGTATTCTTTCTGTTGGATTGATCTTATTAATATCAAGTTTCGGCCTAATTGCTCTTCCTATGCAAATCTCAGCAGAGATACTACCACCAAAATTGAGAAGCAAAGTTTGTGCATTTATGATGATAATGGTCTGGATTGGGATGTTTATTATGGCAAATTACTTCCTACCATGGTCAGAGAGTTTGGGAATGGATGTTTTGATTTGTTTCTTCTTTCTATGGTGTCTGTTTGAGGGAGTTTTTGTATGGAAACTTATGCCagaaacaaaaggaaaaacttacGATGAAATTGCACAAgcattttga
- the LOC129796558 gene encoding facilitated trehalose transporter Tret1-like yields MFPPIELSGRFLQNCAAIAINLAQIVTGITLGWSSPIFPLLISEDTPLADGPISVDEASRITAIFYLSGCVGSLVFGRLADYVGRKWAIILGVIPQICAYVIILVATNGTHLLISRALSGVSSNAQFSVIPMFLSEIAETKNRGRIGSYNGLTVTLGIAVGYAMGAYFHMRVGAIVSLVILGFFMATSIFFPETPQYLLMKKRDTAAFNSLMFYRGFRRKEDISDEFQKEYDQLKQSINNVMQRASLSCKDFQLRSTRKAILICFVMNVGRNFSGLFQLENFAGIVLDRAGAGIGGNESALASAAFVHVLSYVSMYLIEKVGRRWLMLVSSLGSAIFLAILSIMIMLNDSEVDISAVNWIPTLAYAGYSAIAIYGIIVVPVIIATEILPIKIRSLILLILLIMSNLLTTVSVNWFMAIADFLGFHSNIWIFSGSCFIEFVVLYFLLPETKGKTYDEIVKLLN; encoded by the exons ATGTTTCCCCCTATTGAGTTAAGTGgaagatttttacaaaattgtgCTGCTATTGCAA TTAATCTTGCCCAAATCGTTACGGGGATTACTTTAGGCTGGAGCTCACCGATCTTTCCTCTTCTTATTTCTGAGGATACACCTCTTGCTGATGGTCCAATATCTGTTGATGAAGCCTCCAGAATAACAGCCATTTTCTACTTAAGTGGATGTGTTGGATCATTAGTTTTTGGTCGCTTAGCGGATTACGTAGGCAGAAAATGGGCAATAATTCTTGGAGTTATTCCACAAATTTGTGCCTATGTCATTATTCTTGTAGCCACCAATGGAACTCACCTTCTTATCTCACGCGCTCTCAGTGGAGTTTCTAGCAATGCCCAATTTAGCGTTATCCCCATGTTTCTCTCAGAGATTGCAGAAACCAA GAATCGAGGTAGGATAGGGTCTTACAATGGCCTAACAGTGACCTTGGGTATTGCTGTTGGTTATGCAATGGGAGCCTATTTTCACATGCGCGTTGGAGCAATTGTATCACTGGTTATTCTAGGATTCTTTATGGCCACTAGTATTTTCTTCCCTGAAACACCTCAGTATTTACTGATGAAAAAACGCGATACCGCTGCATTCAATTCTTTAATGTTCTATAGAGGATTCCGAAGGAAGGAGGATATTTCTGATGAGTTTCAGAAGGAATATGATCAGTTAAAGCAGTCGATAAACAACGTTATGCAAAGAGCTTCGCTGAGTTGCAAAGATTTTC aaCTTCGTTCAACAAGGAAAGCCATTCTTATTTGTTTCGTCATGAATGTAGGACGTAACTTTTCGGGATTGTTTCAACTAGAAAATTTTGCAGGAATTGTTCTGGATAGGGCTGGGGCTGGAATTGGTGGAAATGAATCTGCATTGGCTTCAGCTGCCTTTGTTCATGTCTTGTCATATGTCTCAATGTATCTCATTGAGAAAGTTGGTCGAAGATGGCTAATGCTTGTGTCCAGTCTAGGATCCGCTATCTTTCTTGCCATCCTTAGCATAATGATAATGCTAAATGATTCAGAAGTTGACATTTCTGCTGTTAATTGGATTCCAACGCTAGCCTATGCAGGTTATAGTGCAATTGCAATATATGGAATAATTGTTGTTCCGGTTATAATTGCTACAGAGATACTTCCCATAAAGATTCGATCCTTAATTCTACTAATTTTGCTTATAATGTCAAACTTGTTGACAACAGTTAGTGTAAACTGGTTTATGGCCATTGCCGACTTTTTAGGCTTCCACTCAAATATTTGGATTTTCTCAGGATCGTGTTTTATAGAATTTGTAGTTCTGTATTTCCTACTGCCCGAAACAAAAGGGAAAACTTACGATGAAAttgttaaacttttaaattag